Proteins encoded in a region of the Methylobacterium radiotolerans JCM 2831 genome:
- a CDS encoding polyhydroxyalkanoic acid system family protein has product MPKRLTITVPHALGAAEVRRRIDLHMDWAFRRLEAEKIRVEAEDWLGNRRAFSGSGYGQTARVAIQVADDALEVEALVPWMASLFAPVIESVGRHYVGRLLSDEAA; this is encoded by the coding sequence GTGCCGAAGCGCCTGACCATCACCGTCCCGCACGCCCTCGGGGCCGCCGAGGTTCGGCGCCGCATCGACCTGCACATGGACTGGGCCTTCCGGCGCCTGGAGGCGGAGAAGATCCGGGTCGAGGCCGAGGACTGGCTCGGCAATCGCCGCGCCTTCTCGGGCAGCGGCTACGGGCAGACGGCGCGCGTCGCGATCCAAGTGGCCGACGACGCGCTGGAGGTCGAGGCGCTGGTGCCCTGGATGGCCAGCCTGTTCGCGCCCGTCATCGAGTCGGTCGGGCGCCACTATGTCGGGCGCCTCCTGTCCGACGAGGCCGCCTGA
- a CDS encoding outer membrane protein encodes MTKLLASLTAFTALTAAASAADLPRRAAPPPVFTPVPVFTWTGFYVGVNAGYGFDANSRNTTSYALPGGSLINSPGTAGVVSVSNRNNNDGFSGGAQIGYNYQFTPGSGVVIGFEADAQYVDFARRANATQNYSFLGFPGVAFSNPPAFVATSGNGLDYFGTVRGRLGYAFDRTLVYGTGGFAYGSGQDDQNFAGNRFRDSFRTGWAAGGGVEYALPTDSFLNFFRSSAVTLKVEGLYVSLDRQKNSAGGVFYGNLLPPNGIAYLNGAAAKTEFAVVRAGLNYKFGSY; translated from the coding sequence ATGACCAAGCTCCTCGCCTCCCTGACCGCCTTCACTGCCCTGACCGCCGCGGCGTCCGCCGCCGACCTGCCGCGCCGCGCCGCGCCGCCGCCGGTGTTCACGCCGGTGCCGGTGTTCACCTGGACCGGCTTCTACGTCGGTGTGAATGCCGGCTACGGCTTCGACGCCAACAGCCGCAACACCACCAGCTACGCCCTGCCCGGCGGCTCGCTGATCAACTCGCCCGGCACCGCCGGCGTCGTCAGCGTCAGCAACCGCAACAACAACGACGGCTTCTCGGGCGGCGCCCAGATCGGCTACAACTATCAGTTCACCCCGGGCTCCGGCGTCGTGATCGGCTTCGAGGCCGACGCCCAGTACGTCGACTTCGCCCGCCGCGCCAACGCCACCCAGAACTACAGCTTCCTGGGCTTCCCCGGCGTCGCCTTCAGCAACCCGCCGGCCTTCGTTGCCACGAGCGGCAACGGGCTGGACTACTTCGGCACCGTGCGCGGCCGCCTCGGCTACGCCTTCGATCGCACCCTCGTGTACGGCACCGGCGGCTTCGCCTACGGCTCGGGCCAGGACGACCAGAACTTCGCCGGCAACCGCTTCCGCGACAGCTTCCGCACCGGCTGGGCCGCCGGCGGCGGCGTCGAGTACGCCCTGCCGACCGACTCGTTCCTGAACTTCTTCCGCTCCTCGGCCGTCACGCTGAAGGTCGAAGGCCTGTACGTCAGCCTCGACCGCCAGAAGAACTCGGCCGGCGGCGTGTTCTACGGCAACCTCCTGCCCCCGAACGGCATCGCCTACCTCAACGGCGCCGCCGCCAAGACCGAGTTCGCTGTCGTCCGCGCCGGCCTGAACTACAAGTTCGGCTCGTACTGA